CGTCCTTGTCACGGTTTGATGAACATCGCTGCCTCCCCGGGTTGATTCCGCATTGTCGCCCACGCGAAAATGGTATCCGCTAAGACTTTGAAGTCGCTTCGATCGAGTTTGCTTTTGCCGATTCCGCAACGAGCAGCAATGCGAGACATCTCGATCGCAATGGCTTTCGTTGCAACCAAACGTGTCCACCGAGAAACGTTGGACACTTGGTGTTGAACGGCTTCAAGTCACCGTTCGTTCGCGTCTGCTCTCAGTCGCGAATTTGCCTCCTTTCGAAGAAGCATCATCATGACGGACGCTGAAACATCAGCCAAACTGACTTGGGTTATTCGATTGCTCGCTGCGAACTTAATCGTGATGGTGTTGGCGACTTCCACCTTGCTCTTTGGGCTGCTGCCCAAAGCAGAACGCGGCATTCAAACGGCGGAACGCATGGAAGCTCGATTCCAATCCTTCGCGGATGAGGTTCAGCCCGTCCTCAGCACAAGCGCCGACAAGGCAATGGAGACCATCAAAAAAATGGACGCCGATAGGCTTTCAAAAACAGCGACCGAGAAAACCGATTCGTTGTTGGATGCTGCCGCAGAACGCACGAAGCGACTCCTGAATCAAGACATCGACGATGATCAATAAAAAGTTGGCTGGGGCAGCGTTCACGAAAGATGAATCTGTTCGTCAAGAAACGATTTCATAACGGTACCCAAATGATGCGGCGAGTGACGGCAATCCATGCCTGGCCGGCGTTGTGAGCAGACCTCTAGCGGCGGCGACGAGTCCGGCGACCGGCTCGGCGAGCGTGTTCACTCATGGCTCCCGCCGCGGCGTGCGCCATCGCGTTGACCAACACCTGCGTCATCGGGTGCGTCGCGACGTTTGTGACCCGATCCATCGCGGTTGGCCCCCAACTCTGCATCCGCCGAATCGAATTCCACAGGTCATCCACATCGTGCGCCGTGCGAGCTCGATCCAGAGGCGTCAGCACATCCAGAATGTCCGAAAACTGACAACGAGCCTGCTCGTAACCCGAAGCACGAAAACGCTGCACCAGCCGGCCAATCGCTTGGTGGATCTGTTGCTGATCCATCATTTCGTCTTGGTGCCGATTGCTCGACAACTCGGTTTGGTCCATGCGTGTTTCGATCCCACGCAGCGACGCGACGATTTGGTCGTCGGTGATCTCAGGCGTCCGCCGGGCGTGCTGACGAAGTTCATGCGTGTCAGTCCGAGCAAGCATGTCACGGAACAGCTCGATCGCTTCTTGGCAGTACGAACATTGCGGTGTCTCGAGCTCGGTCAACTTGGCTTGCGTTTGTTCACAACGCTGCGTCCATTCATCGAGGTTCTTCAGCGTGGCATCCCGTTGCCGGTGAAGGGCGCGAACTTCGCGAAGGTGTTGATCCAACCCGTGCTGCTCAGCGGCGTTGTCGCGATGCTGGTCCAGTTCCTCCATCACGATCTCAAGTGCCTCGCGATCTTCTGCAATGATCGTTCGCATCGTCTCAGGAGTGGTCGTCAGGTAATCGTAGTTTCGCTTGGACTCGTTGTAGTTCGCCAGCTTGGCAACGAAGCGGTCCATCCGCCGCGTGAATCCGCGGTGGGTGTACTCGGACGTCCCGAATTTCCGATCTCGTAAGTAGCTGAACAAGTTGCACTCTTCGTAAGCGGGCAACTTTCGAGCAGCGTCCTGGTCGACCTCGTCCAAGTTCGCTTCGGCACGTTCGAGTGCCGCTTCGGCCATCGCGGCGCGATCCGACAGAGCGACAAAGCTGGGGTTGTCACGGAGCGTTTGCTCCACGGCCGCGATCAATTCTTCTTGCTTCGCTTCCGCCACTTCGATCGATTCATTCAACTGCGCCAGCGAGGTCTCTTGCGTTTGCCGTCCATGCGTGTCGGCCTCGAGATCCTCGTGCAATCGCCTCGCATGGTCCTGCTTCCGAAGCAATATCTCGGTCATGGACGCTCGCACTTCCGACCATGTTTCCTGGATCGCCTCGGTCGTCAACTCAGGCAAGTAGTGCTGAGCCAAACTACGGAGGGTCTCGTCGCGTTGGTTTTGCAGAGAGTCCTGAGTCGACTGAAAATCACCCAACTGAGAACGGAGTTGTTCCAGCTTCGCGGCGGCTTGGTTGTAGGCCGTCAGCAGTTGTTGATGGACGGTGGGTCCGGTCAGCGGCATGGCGAGACGAGGGGGCGAAAGGAACGTGTGCGAAGGATGCGAAGCGGCAACACAGAGTTGCCATCGGTGAAATTGGCCTACGAGAAAAAGTACCAGGCGCCCGCTGCGGCGGCGGCCGTTGCTGCCATAGCGATTCGAGTCCGCCAAATCCAACAATACGCAGCGAACTTTTTGAATCCCGGCTTGGGTTCTTCGTAGGTGTAAAGATTGGAAAGGTATTGATCAATTGCCGCGTCAATTTCCGCCTCGCTGACGTGGTCGCCGGACATCGCGGCGGTTCGCATCAACTTTTCACGCAATTGGATCCGGACGTCGTCGGAACGAAACATTTCTTCCGCTGTCGAACGCCGGTCTCGCAATTCCCGAGCCACGTCCATGACCCGCAATGTTTCTGCGATCGTCAAGTCTTCGCCAGGCAACTTGGTCGCCGCGCGACGTTCACGCAACTGCTCCATGGTCGACGGTGCGGTCGCTTGTGCTTGAGCGTTGGCCATGACGGTACGAAATGTGATGAGTTGGTGACGTTGTATGAAGAAGGCCTCTCACCGCCAACTTCGGGGCGCCGTTTTCGAAGGCCACGATCGAGAAGCTGCGATAGGCACAAACCGAATTGTATCGCCCACTTACGTCATCGCGGGAGTGGTCTGTTCAGGTTTCGTATGATTGCCCCTCGCTGCAGAGCAACGTAATCTAACAATCGATGTCCGCGAAACGACGTTCGTCAATGGTCCGTACTGGGGACCGCGAACTGAATTGGTTTTGATGTGGCTTCTCAACGTTGAGATCAATTTGATGCGCCCTGATTGGAAGCTAAATTCGCCGATCAAGGCAGTGGTACAATCGTTTGGCAATCCATCCCGAAATGGATTGATTACCGGCGAGAGAGTTTTCTTTTCACGTTACTAATTTTACGCACGAGTTCTTGGTCATGAGCCAGCAAGCCAAAGCCTCTGCTCCGGCAGAGTCCGCCCAACAAACAACGCCGGCCGCTCCGGCGACGCAGCGTGACACTCAGTCGATGAGACAGTACCTCGACAGTGCCCTTGAAACGCTGAAGAAATTTGGGACCTCCGAGAACACCGCTCCGCAAGAATTGATCAGCCTGCTCGAGGGTGTTCGGCACCTGGACGAAGCCAAAGTGCTCGCGATCGCCGACGTGATCAAACACATGAGCTCGTTCAACGCTCTCGTGCGTGACAACATCGAATCGGTTCAGATCGGAAACCGCTACATGGACATCACGCAGATGTTCGACTCGGTTCGCGAGGACAGCAAACGTCTGATTGCCCAATTGGACGATGGCAAGATCAGCGGCACCGAAAAGGTTTCCAACTGGTGGATGAAACTCCGCCGCGGAACCCCCAGTGATCGCTTCGAAAAAATCGCGGAAGTCTACGGCGATGTCGCGAAAGACACGAAAGACGCGTTGCAGGTCGAAGAACAAATCATGGACGCGTACATCGATTTCCGATTTGCGCTCAAAGAAGCTGAAGTGCTCGCCCGCGAATTACTGGACACCCACGCTCCGATTTTGGAATCGGCCAAAGATGGATTGGCAACCGCGCAAGAAGCTCTCGACAACTACGCCGGAGAAGACCAAGGGGGCAAAAGCCAACTCGAACTGCGACGCGACGAAGCTCGCCACAAATTCGAGGAAGAAGACAAGACGTATCAGTTGCTCAAGGACATCGCGGAAAACCTCGAAATTGGTTACGACGTCGGCGAAACGCTAATCACCAAACTGAAGCAAACCCACGACGTGAAAGAACGAGTGTTCCGCCGAGCGGTGACGTTCTTCACCACAAACGAACACGTCTTCACGATCCTGGGCACGGTCTACACCAGCCAACATGGTTTGCACGAAGTCACCCAGGCCACCGAGGCCATGAAGGACGGCGTGAACAAGGGCTTGGAAGACATCGCTGGTCTTGGTCGGGAATTGGAACGTGCTGCATTGAAAGCGGGCTACGGAAGCACGATCGATCCCGAATCCGTGCAAAAGCTGGTCGATGCGATCAGCGGTTTCCAAATCGAATCGCTGCAGATGATCGCTGAACTTCGCAAAGAAAGCGAGGAGAGCACCAAAGCGATTCGTCAAAGCGTGGAAGAGGGCAAGAAGAAGTATCAGCAAACCCTCGGCCGCTACGCTCGCGGCGAATCGCTGCTGTAGGGCGGTTTTGCCGACGGTATTGGACGTGAGCGTGACGCGTCGATTAGCTAGCCCGCGGCGCAAGTTTTAGAGTTGCGCTTTTGCCTTCGGTTTTGTTGGCCAACGGCCTTCGTCATCGTAGCCTGGGGCATCGCCCCAGGGATCGAGAACGAAGGCAAATTGGTTGGCCAACGGCCAACATCAACCCAAACGTTTTGAATTGAACGGGGCCGTTGGCGATTCGAGGAAAAAACGCAACTTCAAAACGCGTGAGCGAAGAGCACGCTGTGCGAATACTGTTCGCAAAACGATTGACAGGTGAATGCATTGCCAGCGGATCTCCTGACCGACGAACAAGGCAATGCTCGTTGCGGATGGTGCGGTACCGATGCGGACTACATCCGCTACCACGACGAAGAGTGGGGCGTGCCCGTCCGGGACGATCTGCGTCTGTTTGAAAAGATCTGCTTGGAAGGTTTTCAGTGCGGCCTTTCTTGGATCACGATCTTGAAACGCCGCGAAGCATTCCGGGAATGCTTCGCTGGCTTTGATCCTCATCGGCTTGCTGAGTTCGCCTCATCCGACGTCGAGCGACTGATGATCGACTCTCGGATCATCCGCAACCGAGCCAAGATCGAAGCCACAATTCAGAACGCTCGAACGATGACCGCCATGCTGGACAGGAACGAGTCGCTTGCCGAGTTGCTATGGCAATTCGCGTCCAAGAAGCGTCGAGTTTATCGAAGGCTTGATCAAATCCCCGCGATCACAGAAGAGTCAACCAAGATGAGCGGCGTACTGAAGAAGGCCGGTTGGAAATTCGTCGGCCCCACGACCTGTTATGCTTTGATGCAGGCGACCGGCATGGTCAACGATCATTTGGTTGGCTGCCATCGACATCCCTTGATTCAATCGATGTGATCCGCCCGATCCCGCGGAAGGAGACCAGCATGGATCTGCCGCCTGACCATTCATCTGCTCAGCTTCCGACAAAGCAAGGTTGGTTCCAAACTTGGCGTGCCGTGGACACGAAAAGCTTCGCTGCCGGCTTGGGTGGGCTTTTGCTTTGGCTAGCGACCTGCATCGTTCTCGGACTCGCCTACCTCGCAGTCTTGAAAGCATTCCAACCGTATCCTGAGTCGTTTATTGGGAGCTTATTCTTCGTCATCGGCATCTTCGCGATGCCAATCGCGTCCGCCTTTGCGTTGATCACGTACTTACCGTTATTGATGATGCAGCGTTACTTGACTCGAGCCGTCTTTGTTGCCGCCGCAACCTGGGCCAATGTCTCTTTCTTGTGTTGGGGCGTCTCCGTCATCAATGAAGACCCTCGCGATTTCAATCGTCTCTGGAATGACATCAGTCCGCTGATGTTTGGCTACGGTTTGTCGATTGGGGTAGTCGCGAGTGCGATTCAGTGGTACTCGTCACGAACACTGCGTCCGAAGATGAAAGTGGCCCTGCCTCCCAAACGTGCTTCCATTGCGGAATCGCTGGAACTGATGTTCGTTGCCGCCTTGGTCTTTGTCGTCTGCCGTTCACACTTCGGAGATCTGACTGTCCCGATGTTGTTCTGGGTGGCCGTCGTGATGGGAGCGACCGCTGGAATTGCTCTTTCGATGCTAAGCCTTTTGATGATTCCGCCCGCGGATTCGCAGGCAGTCACTTCTCTGAAGCCACCCCTGAAACGAGCCGGCATGATGGTCTTGGCCAACACGCTCCTGGTCGGAAGCATCGTCGCCGCCTGGGCCACTTGGATCGCCCCCACACTGCTACCGCTCAGACTCACCTGGGATTCTGGCGTGGGCCTGACGCTTGCTTCTCTGTTTTCGGCCCTCATGTTCATCGCGTCGACATGCGTCGGTTTGCGATGGCTTCGTTATTGGGGCTGGACATTGCAACACGCCCGTGAACGCGAAAAATCGCCTGCAATTTCGTTTCCGAATCAGACAAGCACTGATTCGGCTCGCTCTACCGCCGAGACCGGCAAATCGGCATAGAGGTGCGGGAACAGTTCGCCGCCGCGAGATTTTTCCCAGCGTAGGTTGTCGTCGATGTCAGTCACTCGGATGTGCAGCACGACCAAACCGCTTTGGCCGGCGAAGTGAGCCGCCAACGTTCCGGGGACTTGTTGTTCAGTGGACAAGTGAATGAAGCCGTCCGCGACATCGATCGGTGCTGGTGGTAGCTTTCCGGTCGCTTGCATCTGCTCCCATTGCTGCTGGGTCGCGATCTTGCAAACGATGGATGGTGAGTCGCTGGACACGGGTTCGTTGGACATGGCACTGCGCATAGAAAAAGCCGGCTGATGATATCAACCGGCTTTGTAGTCGTCTGAGAGACGTGGTTCAATTGTGGCGGAGCAATGATTCCACCCGCTGAATCAAATTCAGTCGCGAACGATGACGCGGCCCAGTGGCGTGAAGACAACGTCCACGCAAGTGTCACAGCAAGGGAAGCTGAAGGTCATGACTTTGCGACCCAAGAAACCTTTTTTGCAGCAAACCAATTCTGGGATCACGTTTTCGCAGCAAGCAGGAACGCAAGCGCTGACTTCAATGGGGCAGCAAGTCAAAGGATTCTTGACGCACCACGAAACCTTCACGGGAGCTGGTGGGCAGCAGACAGGAGCTGGTTCGCAGCAGACGGGTGCTGGAGCTTCGCAGCAAACAGGAGCGGCTTCGCAGCAATCGCTGCCACAGCCGAGAAGGCCACAGGCGCTGGCGGTCGAAGCGGACGAGATACAAACGGCAACCGCGAAAGCGGCAAGTGTACGAGCAAAATTCATTGGAAATTCCTAACAGGTGAAGAGTGGATACACTCTGTAACTTTCAACGCAGTTGTGCGTTTGGGGGAAACGTTGCCATCAGTTTGAACCCAATCGCGGTAGTCATCGCGGTACAATTGTCGCGACCGTCACTAGCCGCAGCGATTCGACGGTGGAATAATGAAACTAATCGCGGAGGTTGCCGTTTTCCAGCAACTTTTCCGCGTGCAATGGCGGATAAAACGAACTGATCGTCATTGTTTGACAAAAGACCCATTCCCTGCGAGTGACTCGGACAATCCTGTCTGATCTCGCGAAGTTACCCCGCTTCAAACGGAGAAGCTTGATGTCGCGTTTGTTTTTGACTGCTGCCCTGGCCTGTGCAATGGCGATCCCAGCTGCGTTCGCCGCTGACCCCGCCACCGCTGACAAAGGACTTTGCCAAGGCGACCCAATCGGCGCGTTCTACGTGACCAAGGTTGCTGGTGCAGAAGATGACGGTGTCGAAGCCGGTGAAGCTTTGTGCTACCGCTGCAAGTACGGCTCGCGTCCGATGGTGATGGTCTTCGCTCGCCAGACCGGCGAACCCGTTGCCAAACTGGTCAAGGAAATCGATTCCGCAGTTGCGTCGAATGGTGACGCACAACTGAAGGGCTTCGTCACGCTGTTCGGTGACAAAGCTGACAGCCTGAAAAGCGAAGGCAAGAAGATGGCGGCCAAGAACGTGCCAGTCGTCGTTGCCAAGGACAAGAACGGTCCTGCTAACTACAAACTGTCCGACGACGCTCAAGTCACGATCGTGATCGCAAACGACTCGCAAGTCGTCGCTCGTCACGAATTCGATGCCGACAAAGTTGACGTCGCTGCTGTGATGTCCGAAGTCAAGCAGATGTTGAACTAATTGATTTAGAACTCGGAGCCCGAGTTCTCTACAGGATCAAGGCTCGAGTTTTATTGCACGACATGAGTGAACAAATTTCGGGCCCCGAATGATTGTCGAAATCTCGGGCCACGAGATAAGTGTTGAAAGCTCAGGCCCTGAGCTTCTCTACAAAACGAAACCGCCCAAGTGATCATCGCTTGCGGCGGTTTTTTTGTGCGCCATTGCGAACTTTAGTGCACCACTGCAAACTTCAGCGATCGACTCCCGTCTGGTCGTGCAATTTCCCTTGCATCGCTAAGATGTCCAGCGAATCAAATCACTTGCACAACGACTGGCCAATGGACTGGACTTGGGGCGACGACGAAGATGAGCTGGTGACCGCCTACCACGAGGCTGGACACGCGATCGTTGGCTGCGCTCTCGGAGCTCAAATCGACCGAGTCACTCTGTCACAAGCGTCAATGTTCGATGATGCGGACGATGGGATGCCACATCGGTTTGGAGACTGCATCGTCAATTGGGGCCGCGTGGATCCAAGTGATAGCTGGCAACGCCAACGTGAACTTTTGACGATTCTTGCGGGTCCGGTTGCTGAGTTTATCTATCAAAGCGGTGACGAAGATCTGTTGGATGTGCGAACCTGGGGAAGCGATTGGCGACAGGCACAGCTCTGCGTCGCGGCGCTAAAGCCTCAAGCAGCACAACAAGTGCAATTGATGCGTGAGGCGATCGCACGGTTGAGGAAGATCGTCGCTTCTGATCCCTGCTGGTCCGCGATTGCGGCTCTTGCCGACGAGCTGATGCTTGGTGACGAAATTGAAGGCGAGCAAGTCGCCGATTTGGTTCGGTTCTGGTGGAGCCGCGCCTGATGGACGCTTGGGTTACGATGTCGACCTGTTTTCCCAAAGTCTCCCCAATGGATCTTCCCACAATGAAAACGCTTGGCTTGTTCGAACAAAAACGATACTGGAGCTTCGCTCTCACGGCGACTCTGATGATGGGAACCTGTTTTGGCGCAGACCCCAGTGATGTCATTCCAGTTTGGCCATCGGATCCGCCCAAGTGGGACGCACCGGCAGAACCAGAAAGTGACTTCACCAAACCATCGGACAATCAAGTCGGTGGTAAGCGTTTGATTCGCTTGGGGAACGTGTCCACTCCGGAGATGCATGTTTTCCCCGCGAAAGACGAAAACGGGAAACCGTCCAAAACGGTGACGGTCATTTGTCCCGGTGGTGGGTTCTCGATCCTCGCCTGGGACTTGGAAGGCACCGAGATCGCTGAGCAGTTGGTCGCGGGTGGCGTGACCAGCGTGGTCCTGAAATACCGCGTGCCAACTCGATCGATGGATCCCAAGTGGAAACCACCAGTCCAGGACATTCAACGAACGATCGCAATGATTCGTGCAGGGAAAGTCACCGGGAACACTCCCGATCATGTTGGTGTACTGGGTTTTTCTGCCGGTGGACAAGCAGCGTGTCGTGCAGCGACGATCACCGAACGTCAGTACAGCGCGATCGACGATGCGGACCAAGAGATTCGCCTGCCCGACTTTGCGTGCCTGATCTATCCTGCATGGTTGGTCAAAGAAGAGTCGAAGCAAGAGTTGGATGGATTTGAGATCAACGAAAACACACCACCGATGTTCTTGGCTCATGCCGAAGACGACCGATTGACGGTCATGAACTGCGTGACGCTTTTCACCAAACTTCACGATGCCGGTGTGCCTTCGGCCTTGCACGTGTTCACTGGGAGTGGCCACGGTTTCGGAGGACGAATGGACGGTCGTGCTGACGACCTCTGGCCGGAACTTTGTTTGCGTTGGATGCGTGACGAAAGCCTCTTGAAAGGAAATTGAATCTTGGACCACACCGTTGAAGTACCGCCGATTCAGCCTGAACAAGAATGGGCCAATGCATGGACGCACGGGTTTTCGGCGGTGCTCTGGTGTGTCGTCGGAGCTTGGTTGGTTCGATCTTCCGCCGGCGAACCTGGCCTGGCGATCGCGTGCGGTGTCTACGCTGCTTCGGTGGTCACAACCTTTGCTTGCTCGACTTTGTCGCACGTGTTTTTGGAGCAACCCTGGCTGGACCGATTCCGAGCCTGCGACCAGGCCGCGATTTACTTGATGATCATCGGAACTTACACGCCAATCGCCTACGCCTATTCACCGGCTGGTTGGCGAATCCCTTTGCTGACCGCGATGTGGGTGGCCGCTCTGGCGGGGTTTTTCAACAAAGCTGTGCGGATGCATCGACTGCATTCAATCAGCGTGGTGTCATACTTGTTGCTTGGTTGGTTGCCAGCCATTCCGTTGATTCGAAACGTGCCAGTCGAACTCGCCTACGCCATGTTCATCGGCGGCGTGCTATACAGTCTGGGCACGATCTTTCTCATGAATGATCGCCGAGCACCATACTTGCACGCGGTTTGGCATTTGATGGTCTTGTCCGCGTCGCTGGTGCACGCGATCGGGATCGCTTGGTACGTCGTCGAGCCCATCCAAAACTCAGCGTTGTAAGCATCGCCACCGCCATCG
This window of the Rhodopirellula bahusiensis genome carries:
- a CDS encoding cell surface protein, translated to MSQQAKASAPAESAQQTTPAAPATQRDTQSMRQYLDSALETLKKFGTSENTAPQELISLLEGVRHLDEAKVLAIADVIKHMSSFNALVRDNIESVQIGNRYMDITQMFDSVREDSKRLIAQLDDGKISGTEKVSNWWMKLRRGTPSDRFEKIAEVYGDVAKDTKDALQVEEQIMDAYIDFRFALKEAEVLARELLDTHAPILESAKDGLATAQEALDNYAGEDQGGKSQLELRRDEARHKFEEEDKTYQLLKDIAENLEIGYDVGETLITKLKQTHDVKERVFRRAVTFFTTNEHVFTILGTVYTSQHGLHEVTQATEAMKDGVNKGLEDIAGLGRELERAALKAGYGSTIDPESVQKLVDAISGFQIESLQMIAELRKESEESTKAIRQSVEEGKKKYQQTLGRYARGESLL
- a CDS encoding DNA-3-methyladenine glycosylase I, which gives rise to MNALPADLLTDEQGNARCGWCGTDADYIRYHDEEWGVPVRDDLRLFEKICLEGFQCGLSWITILKRREAFRECFAGFDPHRLAEFASSDVERLMIDSRIIRNRAKIEATIQNARTMTAMLDRNESLAELLWQFASKKRRVYRRLDQIPAITEESTKMSGVLKKAGWKFVGPTTCYALMQATGMVNDHLVGCHRHPLIQSM
- a CDS encoding alpha/beta hydrolase encodes the protein MKTLGLFEQKRYWSFALTATLMMGTCFGADPSDVIPVWPSDPPKWDAPAEPESDFTKPSDNQVGGKRLIRLGNVSTPEMHVFPAKDENGKPSKTVTVICPGGGFSILAWDLEGTEIAEQLVAGGVTSVVLKYRVPTRSMDPKWKPPVQDIQRTIAMIRAGKVTGNTPDHVGVLGFSAGGQAACRAATITERQYSAIDDADQEIRLPDFACLIYPAWLVKEESKQELDGFEINENTPPMFLAHAEDDRLTVMNCVTLFTKLHDAGVPSALHVFTGSGHGFGGRMDGRADDLWPELCLRWMRDESLLKGN
- a CDS encoding DUF952 domain-containing protein, translating into MSNEPVSSDSPSIVCKIATQQQWEQMQATGKLPPAPIDVADGFIHLSTEQQVPGTLAAHFAGQSGLVVLHIRVTDIDDNLRWEKSRGGELFPHLYADLPVSAVERAESVLV
- a CDS encoding DUF6384 family protein, translated to MANAQAQATAPSTMEQLRERRAATKLPGEDLTIAETLRVMDVARELRDRRSTAEEMFRSDDVRIQLREKLMRTAAMSGDHVSEAEIDAAIDQYLSNLYTYEEPKPGFKKFAAYCWIWRTRIAMAATAAAAAGAWYFFS
- a CDS encoding cell division protein FtsH, coding for MDWTWGDDEDELVTAYHEAGHAIVGCALGAQIDRVTLSQASMFDDADDGMPHRFGDCIVNWGRVDPSDSWQRQRELLTILAGPVAEFIYQSGDEDLLDVRTWGSDWRQAQLCVAALKPQAAQQVQLMREAIARLRKIVASDPCWSAIAALADELMLGDEIEGEQVADLVRFWWSRA